One window of Theropithecus gelada isolate Dixy chromosome 4, Tgel_1.0, whole genome shotgun sequence genomic DNA carries:
- the LOC112623628 gene encoding histone H2A type 1-H-like codes for MSGRGKQGGKARAKAKTRSSRAGLQFPVGRVHRLLRKGNYSERVGAGAPVYLAAVLEYLTAEILELAGNAARDNKKTRIIPRHLQLAIRNDEELNKLLGKVTIAQGGVLPNIQAVLLPKKTESHHKAKAGFRSWQWLVPSRQLASPRVGRPHASSWPPRLLERALRPPAA; via the exons ATGTCCGGACGTGGCAAGCAAGGCGGAAAGGCTCGAGCCAAGGCTAAGACCCGATCTTCTCGGGCCGGGCTCCAGTTCCCTGTGGGCCGAGTGCACCGCTTGCTCCGCAAGGGCAACTACTCCGAGCGAGTTGGGGCCGGCGCGCCGGTGTATCTGGCGGCGGTGCTGGAGTACCTGACTGCCGAGATCTTGGAGCTGGCGGGCAATGCGGCCCGCGACAACAAGAAGACCCGCATTATCCCCCGACACCTGCAGCTGGCCATCCGCAACGACGAGGAGCTAAACAAGCTGCTGGGTAAAGTCACAATTGCTCAGGGCGGTGTCCTGCCCAACATCCAGGCTGTATTGCTCCCCAAGAAGACTGAGAGCCACCACAAGGCCAAGG CGGGGTTCAGAAGTTGGCAATGGCTCGTACCAAGCAGACAGCTCGCAAGTCCACGGGTGGGAAGGCCCCACGCAAGCAGTTGGCCACCAAGGCTGCTAGAAAGAGCGCTCCGGCCACCGGCGGCGTGA
- the LOC112623640 gene encoding histone H2B type 1 codes for MPEPAKSAPAPKKGSKKAVTKAQKKDGKKRKRSRKESYSVYVYKVLKQVHPDTGISSKAMGIMNSFVNDIFERIAGEASRLAHYNKRSTITSREIQTAVRLLLPGELAKHAVSEGTKAVTKYTSSK; via the coding sequence ATGCCTGAACCTGCTAAGTCTGCTCCTGCCCCAAAGAAGGGCTCCAAAAAGGCGGTGACCAAGGCGCAGAAGAAGGATGGCAAGAAGCGCAAGCGTAGTCGCAAGGAGAGTTATTCCGTTTACGTGTACAAGGTGCTAAAGCAGGTCCACCCTGACACTGGCATCTCATCGAAAGCCATGGGTATCATGAACTCCTTCGTCAACGATATCTTCGAGCGCATTGCGGGGGAGGCTTCCCGCCTGGCGCATTACAACAAGCGCTCCACCATCACCTCCAGGGAGATCCAGACGGCCGTGCGCCTGCTGCTGCCCGGGGAACTGGCCAAGCATGCCGTGTCCGAGGGCACCAAGGCTGTCACCAAGTACACCAGCTCTAAGTAA